The following coding sequences lie in one Aspergillus puulaauensis MK2 DNA, chromosome 3, nearly complete sequence genomic window:
- a CDS encoding Mo25 family protein (BUSCO:EOG092633QB;~COG:D;~EggNog:ENOG410PHCR;~InterPro:IPR016024,IPR011989,IPR013878;~PFAM:PF08569): protein MAFFFNRGRSRQPSDVVRSIKDLLARLREPSAAPKVEDELAKQLSQMKLMVQGTQEIEVSTDQVHALVQAMLQEDLLYELALALHSLPFEARKDTQTIFSHILRFKPPQANSPDPPVISYIVHNRPEIIIELCRGYEHSQSAMPCGTILREALKFDVIAAIILYDQSKEGEPAIRLTEVQPNVPQRGTGVFWRFFHWIDRGSFELSADAFTTFRELLTRHKSLVTGYLATNFDYFFAQFNSFLVQSDSYVTKRQSIKLLGEILLDRANYSVMMRYVESGENLKLCMKLLRDDRKMVQYEGFHVFKVFVANPDKSVAVQRILINNRDRLLKFLPKFLEDRTDDDQFTDEKSFLVRQIELLPKEPIEPSRPGREPSRSTSNTATVA, encoded by the exons ATGGCTTTCTTCTTTAACCGCGGCCGATCCCGCCAACCATCCGATGTTGTGAGATCAATTAAAGATTTGTTGGCAAGACTTCGTGAGCCATCGGCTGCTCCTAAG GTTGAAGATGAGTTGGCCAAGCAGCTTTCGCAGATGAAGTTGATGGTGCAGGGAACTCAAG AAATTGAAGTCTCAACCGATCAGGTCCACGCTCTGGTCCAGGCTATGTTACAAGAAGACCTCCTTTATGAACTCGCGCTCGCTCTTCACAGCCTCCCATTCGAAGCGAGGAAAGATACTCAAACGATATTCTCACACATACTTCGCTTCAAACCCCCTCAAGCCAATTCACCGGACCCGCCCGTCATCTCATACATCGTACACAATCGACCCGAAATTATCATTGAGTTATGCAGGGGCTATGAGCACAGCCAAAGCGCTATGCCCTGTGGCACTATTCTGAGAGAGGCCCTTAAATTCGACGTGATCGCTGCGATCATTCTTTATGACCAGTCCAAGGAAGGGGAGCCGGCCATTCGACTGACCGAGGTCCAGCCCAACGTTCCTCAACGCGGAACCGGTGTTTTTTGGAGATTCTTCCATTGGATTGATCGCGGCAGCTTTGAGTTAAGTGCAGATGCCTTCACAACTTTTAGG GAACTCTTGACGCGCCATAAATCCCTTGTGACCGGGTACCTAGCGACGAACTTTGATTACTTTTTCGCGCAATTCAACTCTTTCCTCGTACAGTCTGACTCATATGTCACCAAACGACAAAGTATCAAGCTACTGGGTGAGATCTTACTAGACCGCGCCAACTACAGTGTGATGATGCGATATGTCGAAAGCGGAGAGAACCTCAAACTCTGTATGAAGCTCCTGCGCGACGATCGTAAGATGGTTCAATACGAGGGATTTCACGTTTTTAAG GTATTTGTTGCGAATCCAGACAAATCAGTGGCAGTACAACGGATTCTCATCAACAATCGAGATCGCTTGTTAAAATTCCTACCGAAATTCCTGGAAGACCGTACAGATGATGACCAGTTCACCGATGAGAAGAGCTTCTTAGTTCGACAGATCGAACTTTTGCCCAAGGAGCCCATTGAACCATCACGCCCTGGACGTGAGCCATCTCgctcaacctccaacaccgCGACCGTAGCATGA
- a CDS encoding putative TBC domain protein (COG:S;~EggNog:ENOG410PKY2;~InterPro:IPR035969,IPR000195;~PFAM:PF00566) yields MLERPSTPGETATPDPPATQPASLPPPVDPSLCTERKSIATTSSSSGPDQSTPATPTHQEVKPDPGLAPPPFFGKPKEMAPPQETEPSTVSLRSLRSIPSIVVNEPKARPSSRPGSRPGSRPGSRWSERKWSTLRGKRSGEFGREESPPPVPRIEPQFSGIALDIPTGELDGLGAQTMRFSKRGSLIQEEERQQLERKLREQETETEAKGNPQEPNTTQRPGTSQDQNTPQVQNGSVAENTVTPRSRPRPASLLRVRRSSIPSRAISADEDMLSRRVRLMYAKGEENVSDSEVARSLAMENGTLWEEPTPTNTETFESSASEADTKPAETSTDPDDPSAAPKREANELAGGIEYWQNIKAGDVDRYGFIRASNTNEGAAEFSPIQRVSTSLLLASETPRRKRSIRPPSALASNRSFTGRSPSRQNSETSMRPASSQSMYSSPLRRSTSRFRQATNHLPHNRNRRFKDEAGDMLTLPTESATFDDRLDSAVARAARKKEWEREDKWTKMAKPIRKGIDGGGMTFDFDTKSSKLIERTWKGIPDRWRSSAWYSFLETSAKKHSDSPTEEVLIEIYKEYQEMSSPDDVQIDIDVPRTISSHIMFRRRYRGGQRLLFRVLHAMSLYFPDTGYVQGMAALAATFLAYYDEEHTFVMLVRLWQLRGLEKLYRSGFAGLMEALGDFEREWLEGGEVASKLTEVGIPPTAYGTRWYLTLFNYSIPFPAQLRVWDVFMLLGDADHPPSSANNGDKTEDIGFGKSLDVLHATSAALIDGMREIILESDFENSMKVLTSWIPIKDVELFMRVAKAEWKVHRRKKSVLSTLHSIIISPFYTSKS; encoded by the exons ATGTTGGAGCGTCCCTCTACTCCGGGAGAAACAGCCACCCCAGACCCTCCAGCAACACAGCCCGCCTCGCTCCCACCTCCAGTCGATCCCTCGCTATGCACCGAACGAAAGTCCATCGCgacaacctcctcgtccagcgggCCCGATCAATCAACACCTGCAACCCCGACGCATCAAGAGGTAAAGCCAGACCCGGGACTTGCGCCTCCTCCATTTTTCGGGAAACCCAAGGAAATGGCACCTCCCCAAGAAACCGAACCTTCGACCGTCAGCCTGCGCTCTTTGCGCAGCATTCCCAGCATTGTCGTCAATGAACCCAAAGCTCGGCCTAGTTCTCGCCCCGGTTCAAGACCCGGTTCGCGACCTGGCTCACGATGGTCAGAACGGAAATGGTCTACCTTGAGAGGCAAGAGGTCAGGGGAATTTGGTAGGGAAGAATCTCCGCCACCTGTACCGCGGATAGAACCCCAATTCAGCGGCATTGCCCTGGACATTCCAACTGGGGAGCTAGACGGGCTTGGAGCGCAAACCATGAGATTTTCTAAGCGTGGAAGTCTCAtccaggaggaagaaagacaaCAACTGGAACGCAAACTCAGGGAGCAAGAAACAGAAACCGAAGCAAAGGGGAACCCTCAGGAGCCGAACACTACTCAGAGGCCGGGCACTTCGCAGGATCAGAATACTCCGCAGGTTCAAAACGGCTCTGTCGCGGAGAATACTGTAACACCCCGAAGCCGTCCACGACCAGCGTCGTTGCTTCGCGTCAGACGAAGCAGTATTCCCAGCAGAGCTATCTCTGCGGATGAAGATATGCTATCTCGAAGAGTCAGGTTGATGTATGcgaaaggagaggagaatGTGTCAGACTCGGAGGTAGCGAGATCGCTTGCCATGGAGAACGGCACCCTTTGGGAGGAACCAACCCCTACAAATACGGAAACCTTCGAAAGCAGTGCCTCTGAGGCCGACACGAAACCCGCTGAAACATCCACCGACCCGGACGATCCATCAGCAGCTCCCAAACGGGAAGCTAATGAGTTAGCGGGGGGTATTGAATACTGGCAGAATATCAAAGCCGGAGATGTGGATAGGTATGGGTTCATTCGCGCATCAAACACCAACGAGGGCGCCGCCGAATTCAGCCCTATCCAGCGAGTTTCTACTAGTCTCTTGCTGGCCTCGGAAACGCCCCGGCGAAAGCGCTCCATCCGACCGCCCTCTGCATTAGCAAGCAACCGCTCATTTACAGGTCGATCTCCTTCACGACAGAACTCCGAAACATCCATGCGCCCAGCTTCGTCTCAAAGCATGTATAGCTCACCTCTACGCCGGTCAACCTCACGATTCCGTCAAGCAACAAACCACCTACCCCACAACCGCAATCGCCGCTTCAaagatgaggctggagatATGCTCACACTCCCCACAGAATCTGCAACTTTTGACGACAGATTGGATAGTGCCGTTGCGCGTGCGGCAAGGAAAAAGGAGTGGGAACGGGAGGACAAGTGGACGAAGATGGCTAAGCCAATACGAAAGGGCATAGATGGAGGCGGAATGACCTTTGACTTTGACACCAAAAGCTCAAAGCTGATCGAGCGAACATGGAAGGGGATACCTGATCGATGGCGTTCCTCAGCGTGGTACTCGTTCTTAGAAACGAGCGCCAAGAAGCACAGCGATAGCCCTACAGAAGAAGTTCTCATTGAGATTTACAAAGAATATCAGGAAATGTCATCTCCTGACGACGTGCAAATCGACATTGATGTGCCGAGGACGATCTCTAGCCATATCATGTTTCGGCGACGGTATCGCGGTGGTCAACGCCTACTTTTTCGCGTCTTGCATGCGATGTCCCTCTATTTCCCGGATACGGGGTACGTCCAGGGTATGGCGGCATTGGCGGCTACATTTCTTGCTTACTATGATGAAGAACATACATTTGTCATGCTTGTTCGACTGTGGCAATTGCGAGGACTGGAAAAACTCTACCGCTCAGGGTTTGCGGGACTCATGGAGGCTCTAGGTGACTTTGAACGAGAGTGgttggagggaggagaagttgcCTCGAAACTG ACCGAAGTCGGCATTCCTCCTACAGCATACGGCACCCGCTGGTATCTTACTCTATTCAATTACTCCATCCCATTTCCGGCACAACTCCGAGTGTGGGATGTCTTTATGCTccttggtgatgctgatCACCCCCCGTCGAGTGCAAACAACGGCGACAAAACGGAGGACATCGGTTTCGGCAAGAGTTTAGACGTCCTCCACGCCACATCGGCCGCTCTTATTGATGGCATGCGAGAAATTATCCTCGAGTCCGATTTCGAGAATTCGATGAAAGTTTTAACTAGCTGGATTCCAATCAAAGACGTCGAACTGTTCATGCGTGTCGCTAAGGCTGAGTGGAAAGTCCACCGCCGAAAAAAGTCCG TGCTTTCGACACTGCACTCAATCATAATATCCCCCTTTTATACCTCGAAGAGTTAG
- a CDS encoding uncharacterized protein (COG:S;~EggNog:ENOG410PPPB), which produces MLLTLTPTSQNGIQRPYDHSRFRQYIPTLRSPSPSTPEHPASAPPSRPADSSMDSSRSSLPHPSSLTLPPPDVGFSTMPPSTTNQQLPPPPSQWQSSDDAMHHWLRAKAEEDRRKQEEEKTRQETLRLEQRRVEQSMLRDSLNGGIPPHIVPLIFFGICQNGLPQPVIELAQQYLAQVPGARTPNPPIPQVPSHSHSHSHSHSNSHSRRQSMHTRRDSRSGSLSSSYAPQSSAQHAAAPPPPPNILLSQNAPPNTSAPPTPQAPGARSLPTGPPDSRGGVNPWINYGSGAQPQPGQINLGNVQYAPGSSVPVSQVQRRPNSQSRRSPPSLYFHHWVPPAQPQSGVTPGKPHQELPTLLNNSRRSEHHASPGRKRKAPGPHQPPPVPSSRPSESLPGLFQTSRPGSPQNDGQQIKSFAHHRQLSATSVAHSGHHLEDIKVEHTGEVSPSQISTVLPRHASTGHDSAGQKRSDDPLPISDSDKNYSRVFQGPGASTAETRLHDSSIEGNTQHSPAQEAPLPPTQLRDASRE; this is translated from the coding sequence ATGCTGCTCACCCTGACTCCTACCTCCCAGAATGGGATCCAACGACCCTATGATCATTCGCGATTCCGACAATATATCCCCACACTACGTTCTCCCTCACCGTCTACACCTGAGCATCCCGCATCTGCaccgccatcaaggccagcGGACTCCTCGATGGACTCCTCTCGCAGCAGCCTACCTCACCCTTCATCCCTAACATTGCCTCCGCCAGATGTCGGCTTTTCGACCATGCCTCCCAGCACGACGAACCAACAACTGCCACCCCCTCCTTCGCAGTGGCAGAGCTCTGATGACGCTATGCACCATTGGCTCCGAGCCAAAGCCGAAGAGGACCGGAGAAAgcaagaggaggagaagacgCGCCAGGAGACTTTGCGCCTGGAGCAGCGGAGGGTTGAACAGAGCATGCTTCGCGATTCCCTAAACGGCGGGATTCCTCCTCATATAGTTCCGCTTATCTTCTTCGGAATCTGTCAGAACGGATTGCCTCAGCCTGTCATAGAATTGGCGCAGCAATATCTGGCACAGGTTCCGGGTGCCCGCACGCCAAACCCTCCTATTCCTCAAGTTCCATCGCATTCGCATTCGCATTCGCATTCTCACTCCAATTCCCACTCTCGGCGGCAGTCTATGCATACCCGCCGGGATTCTCGCTCCGGTTCCCTCTCCAGTTCATATGCTCCTCAGTCATCAGCTCAGCATGCAGCagctccccctccccctcctaaCATTCTTTTATCTCAGAATGCACCACCTAATACGAGTGCCCCTCCTACCCCTCAGGCGCCTGGAGCGCGCTCGTTACCTACAGGACCCCCTGATTCTCGCGGAGGGGTAAACCCATGGATTAACTACGGCAGCGGAGCGCAACCCCAGCCGGGCCAGATAAATTTGGGCAATGTACAGTATGCTCCTGGCTCGTCTGTTCCAGTTTCCCAGGTCCAACGGAGACCTAATTCTCAGTCACGCCGGTCACCTCCGTCTCTTTACTTCCACCATTGGgttcctccagctcagccacaATCCGGCGTAACGCCTGGGAAACCCCACCAGGAACTACCTACACTGCTTAATAACTCTCGTCGTTCAGAACATCATGCTTCGCCAGggcgaaaaagaaaagcccCTGGTCCTCATCAGCCCCCTCCAGTTCCGTCTTCTCGTCCATCAGAGTCCCTCCCCGGCTTGTTCCAAACATCACGACCGGGATCTCCTCAGAATGATGGACAGCAAATTAAATCCTTTGCCCACCACCGTCAACTTAGTGCTACGTCAGTCGCTCATTCAGGTCATCATTTAGAGGACATTAAAGTGGAACATACCGGGGAGGTGAGCCCATCACAGATTTCCACAGTTCTTCCCAGACATGCTTCGACGGGCCACGATTCAGCGGGCCAGAAGCGCAGCGATGATCCGTTACCTATATCTGATTCTGACAAGAACTATTCGCGAGTGTTTCAGGGTCCGGGTGCCTCTACCGCAGAGACTAGGCTCCACGACTCCTCCATCGAGGGTAATACCCAACATTCTCCCGCGCAAGAAGCACCATTGCCGCCTACTCAGCTCCGCGACGCCAGTAGAGAGTAA
- a CDS encoding DIL and Ankyrin domain protein (COG:F;~EggNog:ENOG410PI9B;~InterPro:IPR002110,IPR037986,IPR036770,IPR002710, IPR020683;~PFAM:PF01843,PF13857,PF12796,PF00023,PF13606;~go_function: GO:0005515 - protein binding [Evidence IEA]), with the protein MDSPRGDSPAGSDHEPRGSSSSENDPKKLPDDLPKSLDDRRSFPAIQQETEMYDAWQGQSQFLTPVAAKPLSFSLALDDHSHDNDHTTHAQYGHSFVRSTDDDNESTTTARLEDSDARLMEMLAAQAAHREVDSLDADEEAIATDEKMTEDRKREILQRSLNIAASNGDVERVRKLVQGKAKDYVDVNISDEEGTVPLIYASCFGHQDVVSALLDAGAHVDQQDRNQWSALMWAMTNRHKTIAKILLDHGASPNIKSSSGGTAFDFAQPGSEISEYLHENGYSFGPSAIEDDFYDSGFAHGRFEEEFAENEMKRRMMMEESAINLEVDLSSLGLDEKFDSQDDEETEEEQQEFIWDRCLNDQMFVFQENELERILDIIITNMTPQRSPSQKPVPANLLFLSARYAHYHASPELLATLLVSATDKINDVVERYQWDMTILAFWISNATLLLHYLKKDGGLVESTVEFQLHLAELINEIFILIIRDAERRMNKVLDAAMLDHETIPGLDDIPFQNEWKLFRSKNKNKAPEPADKKFRPPSPRRRAQISPRNITSLLSSTLFVLDLYDVHSVITTQILSQLYYWLGAEIFNRILSTKRYLARTKAMQIRMNVSTLEDWARTNNRQPEHYENGSTTCTGDSTMDSARKHLAPVIQLLQWLQCFSSLGEDFESLVHTLLQLQDLSPAQLLHAVKSYRPEVGEKTLPKAAMKFLVELQRDPELLFREQLRLVQIKADSLAPTSAPTEDGRPRTPSQERGPSASSVSGSPNAAASIKSPGSSVASPRLGASSRVDERSSATTVFLDPALTLPFSLPTSTDMLISYGAGWGGTNRERARKYIPTVPPEVLTRFDRDA; encoded by the exons ATGGATTCCCCCCGCGGGGATTCTCCCGCTGGCTCCGACCACGAGCCCAGAGGCTCAAGCTCGTCCGAGAACGATCCCAAGAAGCTCCCTGATGACTTACCCAAGTCTTTGGACGACCGTCGCTCGTTTCCGGCTATCCAGCAGGAAACGGAGATGTACGATGCATGGCAAG GACAATCCCAATTCCTCACTCCTGTCGCCGCAAAACccctcagcttcagcctcgCTTTAGATGATCATTCGCATGACAACGACCATACGACGCACGCACAATACGGACACAGTTTCGTGCGTTCCACAGATGATGACAACGAATCTACAACCACAGCTCGGCTGGAAGACAGCGATGCCCGGTTAATGGAGATGCTTGCCGCGCAGGCTGCGCATCGCGAAGTGGATTCACTGGATGCGGATGAAGAGGCGATTGCAACGGATGAAAAGATGACGGAGGACCGGAAAAGGGAAATATTACAACGGAGTTTGAATATCGCTGCTAGTAATGGTGATGTTGAGCGTGTAAGGAAATTGGTACAGGGGAAGGCGAAGGATTACGTTGATGTGAACATCTCCGATGAGGAGGGAACAGTGCCGTTGATTTATGCTAGCTGTTTT GGACACCAAGATGTTGTTTCAGCGCTCCTTGATGCAGGAGCCCATGTTGATCAGCAAGATCGAAATCAATGGAGTGCATTGATGTGGGCTATGACGAATCGTCACAAAACGATAGCGAAAATCCTGCTGGATCACGGTGCGTCGCCTAATATTAAGTCCTCGTCGGGAGGCACTGCGTTCGACTTTGCTCAGCCTGGGAGTGAGATATCGGAGTACCTTCATGAGAACGGCTATAGTTTTGGACCGAGCGCGATAGAGGACGATTTCTACGACTCGGGGTTTGCACATGGCCGCTTCGAGGAGGAATTTGCAGAAAACGAAATGAAGCGGCGTatgatgatggaggaaagTGCGATTAATCTAGAGGTTGATTTGTCAAGTTTGGGGCTGGATGAGAAATTCGATTcgcaggatgatgaagaaacgGAGGAGGAACAGCAGGAGTTTATATGGGATCGATGTTTGAACGACCAGATGTTCGTCTTCCAAGAGAATGAGCTAGAGCGAATActcgatatcatcatcaccaacaTGACTCCGCAGCGATCCCCGTCTCAGAAACCAGTTCCAGCAaatctgctcttcctcagcgCGCGCTATGCTCACTACCATGCTAGCCCAGAACTACTGGCAACATTGTTGGTTTCGGCAACTGACAAGATAAATGACGTTGTCGAACGGTATCAGTGGGACATGACCATTCTCGCATTCTGGATCTCAAATGCcactcttctccttcattACCTAAAGAAAGATGGGGGTCTGGTCGAGTCAACGGTGGAATTTCAGCTCCACTTAGCCGAACTTATCAACGAGATCTTTATTCTGATTATCCGTGACGCTGAACGCCGGATGAACAAAGTTCTGGATGCGGCGATGCTAGACCACGAAACTATCCCAGGACTCGATGACATCCCTTTCCAGAACGAATGGAAGCTTTTCCGCTctaaaaacaaaaataagGCCCCGGAACCGGCTGATAAGAAGTTCagacctccatctccaagacGCCGAGCGCAGATTTCACCGCGCAACATCACCTCTCTCCTATCATCAACGCTATTTGTCTTGGACCTCTATGATGTGCACTCAGTCATTACCACACAAATACTTTCACAGCTCTACTACTGGTTGGGAGCAGAAATCTTCAACCGGATCCTCTCTACAAAACGATACCTCGCGCGAACCAAGGCTATGCAGATTCGCATGAACGTGTCGACACTAGAAGATTGGGCTCGTACCAACAATCGTCAACCGGAACATTATGAGAACGGATCAACCACATGCACGGGGGATAGCACGATGGATTCCGCACGTAAACACCTGGCGCCTGTTATTCAGCTTCTGCAGTGGCTGCAGTGCTTCTCCTCGCTAGGTGAGGACTTCGAGTCCCTTGTGCATACCCTCCTTCAATTGCAGGATCTCAGCCCggcccagcttcttcatgcgGTCAAGTCTTACCGGCCAGAAGTGGGAGAGAAAACGCTTCCCAAAGCCGCGATGAAATTCCTGGTAGAGCTCCAACGCGACCCAGAGTTGTTGTTCCGGGAACAGTTAAGGCTCGTTCAGATAAAAGCCGATTCCCTGGCCCCGACATCAGCACCGACCGAGGATGGTCGTCCGCGAACTCCAAGCCAAGAGCGTGGTCCTTCTGCATCTTCTGTGTCCGGATCGCCCAACGCTGCGGCTTCCATTAAATCACCCGGGTCGAGCGTTGCGTCCCCGCGACTGGGAGCAAGCTCTCGGGTGGACGAACGTAGCAGTGCAACCACAGTTTTCCTGGACCCGGCACTCACTCTTCCCTTTTCCTTACCGACAAGCACGGACATGCTGATCAGTTACGGTGCAGGATGGGGCGGGACCAACCGAGAACGGGCGCGCAAGTACATCCCGACAGTCCCGCCAGAAGTACTGACACGATTTGACCGTGATGCCTGA